A genomic window from Microbacterium sp. H1-D42 includes:
- a CDS encoding DNA-directed RNA polymerase subunit beta encodes MAAARNASTSTTNKNGRGVSRLSFAKISDTLEVPDLLALQTESFGWLVGNDDWKARVAEAKKAGRTDVSEVSGLGEIFEEISPIEDLGETMQLSFTNPYLEPEKYSIDECKERGKTYAAPLYVEAEFMNHLTGEIKTQTVFMGDFPLQTGKGTFIINGSERVVVSQLVRSPGVYFDKTPDKTSDKDIVTARVIPSRGAWLEFEIDKRDQVGVRIDRKRKQSVTVFLKALGMTSEEILAEFAGFPSIEETLSKDTILTQEDALRDIYRKLRPGEQVAAEAARSLLDNFYFNSKRYDLAKVGRYKINQKLGLAAPLTDSVLTRDDIVATIKYLVRVHRGDETFSGIRSGKKAEIRIATDDIDNFGNRRIRAVGELIQNQVRTGLSRMERVVRERMTTQDIEAITPQTLINVRPVVAAIKEFFGTSQLSQFMDQNNPLAGLTNKRRLSALGPGGLSRDRAGVEVRDVHPSHYGRMCPIETPEGPNIGLIGALATFARINSFGFIETPYRKVEDGAVTEHIDYLTAAEEVDFNIAQANAPLDKKGRFTESHVLARPRGGSGEVDLFLPEEIGYIDVSPRQMVSVATSLVPFLEHDDAQRALMGANMQRQAVPLLRSDSPLVGTGMEGYTAIDAGDVVTAAKAGVVSEVSADKVVVMLDEGGTQEYHLRKFDRSNQGTSYNQRVIVGAGERVEVGEVIADGPATENGELALGKNLLVAFMPWEGHNFEDAIILSQELVKDDTLSSIHIEEYEVDARDTKLGKEEITRDLPNVSPELLKDLDERGIIRIGAEVRPGDILVGKVTPKGETELSAEERLLRAIFNEKSREVRDTSLKVPHGEQGTIIAVKEFNAEEGDDELGSGVNRRVVVYIAQKRKITEGDKLAGRHGNKGVIAKILPVEDMPFLSDGTPVDVVLNPLGIPGRMNFGQVLETHLGWIAKQGWKIEGTPEWAAKLPEEAFDVAPNTKVATPVFDGATEPEIAGLLDSTRETRDGVRLIDRSGKTLLFDGRSGEPFPAPVSVGYMYILKLHHLVDDKIHARSTGPYSMITQQPLGGKAQFGGQRFGEMEVWALEAYGAAYALQELLTIKSDDILGRVKVYEAIVKGENIQEPGIPESFKVLMKEMQSLCLNVEVLSADGTPVNLRDTDDEAFRAAEELGINISSRFEAASIDEI; translated from the coding sequence TTGGCTGCTGCTCGCAACGCATCCACATCCACCACCAACAAGAACGGCCGCGGAGTATCCCGCCTCTCGTTCGCCAAGATCTCCGACACGCTCGAGGTCCCCGACCTGCTGGCGCTGCAGACCGAGTCGTTCGGCTGGCTCGTCGGCAACGATGACTGGAAGGCGCGTGTCGCGGAGGCCAAAAAGGCCGGCCGCACCGACGTCTCCGAGGTCTCGGGTCTGGGTGAGATCTTCGAGGAGATCTCACCGATCGAGGATCTCGGCGAGACGATGCAGCTCTCGTTCACGAACCCGTACCTCGAGCCTGAGAAGTACTCGATCGACGAGTGCAAGGAGCGTGGCAAGACCTACGCCGCTCCGCTGTACGTCGAGGCCGAGTTCATGAACCACCTCACTGGTGAGATCAAGACTCAGACGGTCTTCATGGGCGACTTCCCGCTGCAGACCGGCAAGGGCACGTTCATCATCAACGGCTCCGAGCGCGTTGTCGTCTCGCAGCTGGTGCGCTCGCCCGGTGTCTACTTCGACAAGACGCCGGACAAGACGTCTGACAAGGACATCGTCACCGCTCGCGTCATCCCCAGCCGCGGTGCCTGGCTCGAGTTCGAGATCGACAAGCGCGACCAGGTCGGCGTGCGCATCGACCGCAAGCGCAAGCAGTCGGTCACGGTCTTCCTGAAGGCGCTTGGCATGACCAGCGAGGAGATCCTCGCCGAGTTCGCCGGCTTCCCGTCGATCGAGGAGACGCTGTCGAAGGACACGATCCTCACCCAGGAAGACGCACTGCGCGACATCTACCGCAAGCTGCGTCCGGGCGAGCAGGTCGCCGCTGAGGCTGCACGGTCGCTGCTGGACAACTTCTACTTCAACTCGAAGCGCTACGACCTGGCGAAGGTGGGTCGCTACAAGATCAACCAGAAGCTGGGCCTCGCAGCTCCCCTGACCGACTCGGTGCTGACCCGCGACGACATCGTCGCGACGATCAAGTACCTGGTGCGCGTGCACCGCGGTGACGAGACGTTCTCCGGCATCCGCTCGGGCAAGAAGGCCGAGATCCGGATCGCGACCGACGACATCGACAACTTCGGCAACCGCCGTATCCGCGCTGTCGGCGAGCTCATCCAGAACCAGGTCCGCACCGGTCTGTCCCGCATGGAGCGCGTCGTCCGCGAGCGCATGACCACGCAGGACATCGAGGCGATCACGCCGCAGACCCTGATCAACGTGCGCCCCGTCGTCGCCGCGATCAAGGAGTTCTTCGGAACGTCGCAGCTGTCGCAGTTCATGGACCAGAACAACCCGCTCGCGGGTCTGACCAACAAGCGTCGTCTGTCGGCACTCGGCCCCGGTGGTCTCTCGCGTGACCGCGCCGGCGTCGAGGTGCGTGACGTCCACCCGTCGCACTACGGCCGCATGTGCCCCATCGAGACCCCTGAAGGCCCGAACATCGGTCTGATCGGTGCGCTCGCGACCTTCGCGCGCATCAACTCGTTCGGCTTCATCGAGACCCCGTACCGCAAGGTCGAGGATGGCGCCGTCACCGAGCACATCGACTACCTCACGGCAGCCGAAGAGGTCGACTTCAACATCGCGCAGGCGAACGCGCCGCTCGACAAGAAGGGCCGCTTCACGGAGAGCCACGTGCTCGCCCGCCCCCGCGGCGGAAGCGGTGAGGTCGACCTGTTCCTGCCAGAGGAGATCGGCTACATCGACGTCTCCCCGCGCCAGATGGTGTCCGTGGCGACCTCGCTCGTGCCGTTCCTCGAGCACGACGACGCGCAGCGCGCACTGATGGGCGCCAACATGCAGCGCCAGGCTGTGCCGCTGCTGCGCTCGGACTCGCCGCTGGTCGGAACCGGTATGGAGGGCTACACGGCCATCGACGCCGGTGACGTGGTCACCGCCGCCAAGGCCGGTGTGGTCAGCGAGGTCTCGGCCGACAAGGTCGTGGTCATGCTCGACGAGGGCGGCACGCAGGAGTACCACCTGCGCAAGTTCGACCGCTCGAACCAGGGCACGTCCTACAACCAGCGTGTGATCGTCGGCGCCGGTGAGCGTGTGGAGGTCGGCGAGGTCATCGCTGACGGCCCCGCCACCGAGAACGGCGAGCTCGCGCTCGGCAAGAACCTGCTCGTCGCGTTCATGCCGTGGGAGGGTCACAACTTCGAGGACGCGATCATCCTCAGCCAGGAGCTGGTGAAGGACGACACCCTCTCGTCGATCCACATCGAGGAGTACGAGGTCGACGCCCGCGACACGAAGCTGGGCAAGGAGGAGATCACCCGTGACCTCCCCAACGTCAGCCCCGAGCTGCTGAAGGACCTCGACGAGCGCGGCATCATCCGCATCGGCGCCGAGGTTCGCCCCGGCGACATCCTCGTCGGCAAGGTCACGCCCAAGGGTGAGACCGAGCTCAGCGCCGAGGAGCGCCTGCTCCGCGCGATCTTCAACGAGAAGAGCCGTGAGGTTCGCGACACCTCGCTGAAGGTTCCGCACGGTGAGCAGGGCACGATCATCGCCGTCAAGGAGTTCAACGCCGAGGAGGGCGACGACGAGCTGGGCTCTGGCGTCAACCGCCGCGTCGTGGTCTACATCGCTCAGAAGCGCAAGATCACCGAGGGTGACAAGCTCGCCGGCCGTCACGGCAACAAGGGTGTCATCGCGAAGATCCTCCCCGTCGAGGACATGCCGTTCCTCTCGGACGGCACGCCGGTCGACGTCGTGCTGAACCCGCTCGGCATCCCGGGTCGAATGAACTTCGGTCAGGTGCTGGAGACCCACCTCGGGTGGATCGCCAAGCAGGGCTGGAAGATCGAGGGCACCCCCGAGTGGGCCGCCAAGCTGCCCGAGGAGGCGTTCGACGTCGCCCCGAACACCAAGGTCGCGACCCCGGTGTTCGACGGTGCCACCGAGCCCGAGATCGCAGGTCTGCTCGACTCGACGCGCGAGACCCGCGACGGCGTGCGCCTGATCGACCGCTCCGGCAAGACGCTGCTGTTCGACGGCCGCTCCGGTGAGCCGTTCCCGGCACCCGTCTCGGTCGGGTACATGTACATCCTCAAGCTGCACCACCTTGTCGACGACAAGATCCACGCACGCTCGACGGGTCCGTACTCGATGATCACCCAGCAGCCGCTTGGTGGTAAGGCGCAGTTCGGTGGACAGCGCTTCGGTGAGATGGAGGTGTGGGCCCTCGAGGCCTACGGCGCCGCCTACGCACTGCAGGAGCTGCTCACGATCAAGTCCGACGACATCCTCGGCCGCGTCAAGGTGTACGAGGCGATCGTCAAGGGCGAGAACATCCAGGAGCCCGGCATCCCCGAGTCCTTCAAGGTGCTCATGAAGGAGATGCAGTCGCTCTGCCTGAACGTCGAGGTGCTCTC
- a CDS encoding ABC transporter ATP-binding protein, whose protein sequence is MKDEQKMNTQPLLQVAGLAVDFMTVDGVVHAVEGVDLEIAPGETVAIVGESGSGKSTTAMAVIGLLASGGRVSGGSIRLDGRELVGASESEMRKIRGRDIGMVPQDPMSNLNPVAKIGTQVAETLLAHGLADRGTVKAKVVEALSAAGLPDPERRAKQYPHELSGGLRQRALIAIGLACRPRLLIADEPTSALDVTVQQTILDQLDEMTRELGTAVLLITHDLGLAAERAQRVVVMHRGRVVEQGDARQILEDPQHPYTQSLVNAAPSIAAARLQPEVFEAGADAEGGAPLASDALASDALASDVRASDNIVEIEGLRKVYPVRGQSDDFVAVADVSLAIPRGKTVAIVGESGSGKTTTARMLLKLIEPTAGSIRFEGQDIATLDKAQSRAFRQRVQPIFQDPYSSLNPMFTIGRLIGEPLEFYKRGSRAERRARVLKLLDDVALPASMMQRYPSELSGGQRQRVAIARALALSPDLIVCDEPVSALDVLVQDQILTLLGDLQKEYGLSYLFISHDLAVVRLISDYVCVMKDGALVEAATSEEIFTNPRDPYTRTLLASIPGNELGIAS, encoded by the coding sequence ATGAAGGACGAGCAGAAGATGAACACGCAGCCGCTGCTGCAGGTCGCCGGCCTCGCCGTGGACTTCATGACCGTCGACGGCGTCGTGCACGCCGTCGAGGGTGTCGACCTCGAGATCGCCCCTGGCGAGACCGTCGCGATCGTCGGCGAGTCCGGCTCCGGCAAGTCCACCACCGCGATGGCCGTGATCGGCCTGCTGGCCTCGGGTGGCCGGGTTTCCGGCGGCAGCATCCGACTCGACGGACGCGAACTGGTCGGCGCCTCCGAGAGCGAGATGCGCAAGATCCGCGGACGCGACATCGGCATGGTCCCGCAGGACCCGATGTCGAACCTCAACCCCGTCGCGAAGATCGGCACGCAGGTGGCCGAGACGCTGCTCGCGCACGGTCTCGCCGATCGCGGCACCGTCAAGGCGAAGGTCGTCGAGGCGCTCTCCGCCGCCGGCCTTCCCGATCCGGAGCGCCGGGCCAAGCAGTACCCGCACGAGCTCTCGGGAGGGCTCCGCCAGCGCGCGCTGATCGCCATCGGCCTTGCCTGCCGGCCACGCCTGCTGATCGCCGACGAGCCCACCAGTGCGCTCGACGTCACGGTGCAGCAGACCATCCTCGATCAGCTCGACGAGATGACCCGTGAACTGGGCACCGCGGTGCTGCTGATCACGCACGACCTCGGCCTCGCCGCCGAGCGCGCTCAGCGCGTGGTCGTGATGCACCGGGGTCGGGTCGTCGAGCAGGGCGACGCGAGGCAGATCCTCGAGGACCCGCAGCATCCATACACGCAGAGCCTGGTCAATGCGGCGCCGTCGATCGCGGCGGCGCGTCTGCAGCCGGAGGTCTTCGAGGCGGGTGCGGATGCTGAGGGCGGCGCGCCCTTGGCATCCGACGCTCTGGCGTCCGACGCACTGGCATCCGACGTTCGGGCATCCGACAACATCGTCGAGATCGAGGGACTGCGCAAGGTGTACCCGGTGCGCGGCCAGTCAGACGACTTCGTCGCCGTCGCCGACGTCTCGCTCGCCATCCCGCGTGGCAAGACCGTCGCGATCGTGGGGGAGTCGGGCTCCGGCAAGACCACGACGGCGCGGATGCTGCTGAAGCTGATCGAGCCGACGGCCGGCAGCATCCGCTTCGAGGGCCAGGACATCGCGACGCTCGACAAGGCGCAGTCGCGCGCGTTCCGGCAGCGCGTGCAGCCGATCTTCCAGGATCCGTACTCGAGCCTGAACCCGATGTTCACGATCGGGCGACTGATCGGCGAACCGCTGGAGTTCTACAAGCGCGGCAGCAGGGCCGAGCGCCGGGCGCGGGTGCTGAAGCTGCTCGATGACGTCGCGCTGCCGGCATCCATGATGCAGCGCTACCCGTCCGAGCTCTCCGGAGGCCAGCGCCAGCGCGTCGCGATCGCGCGCGCCCTCGCGCTCTCGCCCGACCTCATCGTCTGCGACGAGCCGGTCTCAGCGCTGGACGTGCTCGTGCAGGACCAGATCCTCACGCTGCTCGGCGACCTGCAGAAGGAGTACGGACTCAGCTACCTGTTCATCTCGCACGATCTCGCCGTCGTGCGGTTGATCAGCGACTACGTGTGCGTCATGAAGGACGGCGCGCTCGTGGAGGCCGCCACCAGCGAGGAGATCTTCACGAATCCCCGCGACCCGTACACGCGCACGCTGCTGGCCTCGATCCCCGGGAACGAGCTGGGCATTGCGTCCTGA
- a CDS encoding ABC transporter permease, which yields MSAVLPPAQGPSAQGPQGPAGTPDNAPETVVVAQAALHKNGSFWSDVFRRLRHNPTAWIGAAIVFAFVAVALLAPVLAPYPETALPGAKYITPTHIPGPGELPQFPLGLDRFGGDVLSKLIWGAQASLLVGVVSTALGLVGGMLLGLIAGTFGGWVDTTIMRIVDIILSVPNLLLAVSIAAILGQTPSAVMIAIGASQVPIFARLLRASMLQQRTSEYVLSAQTLGLGRGRITMSHVLPNAIGPVIVQATLTLATAVIDAAALSFLGLGGGRPETAEWGRMLTYAQSELAIAPWLAFFPGICIAVTALGFTLFGEALREAMDPRTRAR from the coding sequence ATGAGCGCAGTCCTCCCACCCGCTCAAGGGCCGAGCGCCCAGGGGCCGCAGGGCCCAGCAGGAACACCTGACAACGCTCCGGAGACGGTCGTCGTCGCGCAGGCGGCGCTGCACAAGAACGGCAGCTTCTGGAGCGACGTGTTCCGTCGCCTGCGGCACAACCCCACGGCGTGGATCGGTGCGGCGATCGTGTTCGCGTTCGTCGCCGTCGCGCTGTTGGCGCCGGTGCTCGCGCCGTACCCCGAGACGGCACTGCCCGGTGCGAAGTACATCACGCCCACGCACATTCCGGGGCCGGGTGAGCTGCCGCAGTTCCCGCTCGGCCTTGACCGCTTCGGCGGCGATGTGCTGTCCAAGCTGATCTGGGGCGCCCAGGCCTCGCTGCTGGTCGGCGTGGTCTCCACCGCCCTCGGCCTCGTCGGCGGCATGCTGCTGGGCCTGATCGCCGGCACCTTCGGCGGCTGGGTCGACACGACGATCATGCGCATCGTCGACATCATCCTTTCGGTGCCGAACCTGCTGCTGGCCGTGTCGATCGCCGCGATCCTCGGGCAGACGCCCTCGGCCGTGATGATCGCCATCGGTGCATCGCAGGTCCCGATCTTCGCGCGTCTGCTTCGGGCATCGATGCTGCAGCAGCGCACCAGCGAGTACGTGCTCTCGGCGCAGACGCTCGGTCTCGGCCGCGGCCGGATCACCATGTCGCACGTGCTGCCGAACGCCATCGGCCCGGTGATCGTGCAGGCGACGCTGACGCTCGCCACCGCCGTCATCGACGCCGCCGCACTCTCCTTCCTCGGACTCGGCGGCGGACGCCCCGAGACGGCCGAGTGGGGGCGGATGCTGACCTACGCGCAGAGTGAGCTGGCGATCGCCCCGTGGCTGGCGTTCTTCCCAGGCATCTGCATCGCCGTCACCGCGCTCGGCTTCACGCTGTTCGGTGAGGCGCTGCGCGAGGCGATGGACCCGAGGACACGAGCACGATGA
- a CDS encoding ABC transporter permease, giving the protein MLRTIGKRLLLLIPTLFGLSILLFAWVRALPGGPAVALLGEKATPESIERINELYGFNRPLYEQYFTWVGRLLQGDFGSSIVTGRPVTEEFFRRFPATIELSVLALIFAVGIGVPLGYWAARRHGKLTDHSAVIFSLIGITIPVFFLAFILKYIFAVELGWLPSDGRQSPRIDATHVTGFYVWDGIITGELDAAWDAFAHLILPAIALGTIPLAIIVRITRASVLEVQNADYVRTGRAKGLAAPTLRNRFILRNAMLPVITIIGLQTGLLISGAVLTETVFAFPGVGSFLATSIFARDFPVLQGFIIFIAIAYALINLAVDVSYSVIDPRVRVQ; this is encoded by the coding sequence TCGGCAAGCGGCTTCTGCTGCTCATCCCCACCCTTTTTGGCCTCAGCATCCTGCTGTTCGCCTGGGTCCGCGCTCTTCCCGGAGGGCCGGCCGTCGCCCTGCTCGGTGAGAAGGCGACCCCAGAGTCGATCGAGCGGATCAACGAGCTCTACGGCTTCAACCGCCCGCTGTACGAGCAGTACTTCACCTGGGTCGGTCGCCTGCTGCAGGGTGACTTCGGCTCGTCCATCGTCACGGGCCGCCCGGTGACGGAGGAGTTCTTCCGTCGCTTCCCTGCCACGATCGAGCTGAGCGTGCTGGCGCTGATCTTCGCGGTCGGCATCGGCGTGCCGCTCGGCTACTGGGCCGCCCGCAGGCACGGCAAGTTGACCGACCACAGCGCCGTGATCTTCAGCCTCATCGGCATCACGATCCCGGTGTTCTTCCTGGCGTTCATCCTGAAGTACATCTTCGCGGTCGAACTGGGCTGGCTGCCTTCGGACGGTCGGCAGAGCCCTCGAATAGATGCCACGCACGTCACCGGCTTCTACGTCTGGGACGGCATCATCACCGGTGAGCTCGATGCCGCCTGGGATGCCTTCGCCCACCTGATCCTGCCGGCAATCGCGCTGGGCACGATCCCGCTCGCGATCATCGTGCGCATCACCAGGGCCAGCGTGCTCGAGGTGCAGAACGCCGACTACGTGCGCACCGGCCGGGCCAAGGGTCTGGCCGCGCCGACGCTGCGCAACCGCTTCATCCTGCGCAATGCCATGCTCCCTGTCATCACGATCATCGGTCTGCAGACGGGCCTGCTGATCTCGGGTGCGGTGCTCACCGAGACGGTGTTCGCGTTCCCCGGCGTCGGCTCATTCCTGGCCACCTCGATCTTCGCGCGTGACTTCCCGGTGCTGCAGGGCTTCATCATCTTCATCGCCATCGCCTACGCGCTGATCAATCTGGCCGTCGACGTGTCGTACAGCGTGATCGATCCGAGAGTGAGGGTTCAGTGA